ACAACAGCACTTGCTTTGCTAACACTGACAGTTGATATTTAACATGGGGTAACCTGGTTTTCATTATGGTTGACAGATTGACCTATTTGGAAAACCTCAGCTCagtttgttatttcttttcctgttttggttttctgGTGCTTGCTCCTTCTGGCAGAGTGACCGCAGTcttggctgtgctgcctctCCTGCAGTAGCTGGCATGTTCTGCACGTGCACTGCTGCACCCATAGCCCATCTTGGGCTCTGGATTTTCACCTGCATTCCACCCCAGCACTTACATGTGAGCACACCGTTCTGtgagcatttttgttttgttcacaCACATCATAGCGACTCTGAGTCCAGAAAAGGGTTTTGTTTTAGattctgagaaatattttattaaaaactgattttaaaacaatcttttctgtctctttattGGCATTGTAGGCTCTAAGACTGGTTGGTTGTAGATCGCAGTCCTGGCTGTACCATGAGAACAACAGAATTCAGGGACTCCAAGGAtgtttgttgttcatttttctaCCTTGCTCCTTGTTGGGAtgtgcccagagctgggcttgttttgAATACTTTGCAGTGTACCCCAGGGCTGAGCAATGGGTGTGATCAGctgtttcagaagagaaagctcttgGTTGTGtgatacaaagcaaaaaagtgTGCCCTGAGTGTTTTCTCAATTCCTTCTTTAATACTTCCCTTCAAGTGACAGAATAGAGTCTTGACCCTGAAGAAGTTTTGGGTAGCAGAGACCATTCGCATCAACAGGAGTGAAGGAATTGGGTTTTTACACTTATGACAGTGGGCTGCCTTTGCTGTGGTGGTGATTCTTGGTTAAGCCAAGAATGTAACAGCTAGAAAAGCTGGCACTCTGTGTTCTCTAGACAGAGTATTTTAGTTCAGGCAATGAATGCCTTTTATGTAAATACCtcctgatatttttttaaatatttagaaatttgGTTCTGTAAGTGCctgttctttttcagctttatgtGTTCAAGGACAGCAAGGAAGCCAGtagcagaaaaaatgaatagaagGCAGACAGGAGGCAGCTCACAGCATGCATTAAAAGCAGACCTGGGTGTACTAACAGAAGCATCCCTGGCAGTGTGTAACCAGATGAGAAGTTGCATACTGTGTTGCAATCACAGATCTGTGTTCAGCACTCCACATCTTATCTGGGACTCAACATCCTTTAAGGAACGTGGTGGTCTGGGTTGATTTGATCCCAGCGGTGCAGACAGAAGAATGTAATTCTTCCTTCCTGGGTCTTGTCTGCTGGGATCTGCTCCTCACTGCTCCAGATGGAACCTGTGAAGTCCTGGTGCTTTGTCCTATCCCCACAGTGTGGTGGGAGTGCCTTgggggcagggagctgggatgggagcTTAAACCAGTGATTCCTTGGAGCTTTTCTGAGGGAGTGTTTCTTTGGAGGTTTGTAAGGAGGGTGTTTTGCTGCGATTGAAGAATGTGCTCCTCACCTTCTCCCGGAAATCTTCTGATACGTAGTAGTAGACAAAGGGGTCAGCACAGCTGTTACAGGTGCTGATGGCCAGGCTCACCATGTAGCTGATGTACAAACTGCCGTACAGCTTGCACTGATAGCTGGAGTAATGAATGAGGAGTAGAACGTTGCTGGGGGTATAGAAGGCCATGAGCGTGACCAGCACGAGAGCTGTGAGCTTTATGGAGTGGGCGTACCGCTTCCCACTGCCCAGGAGGGCCTGCAGAACTGAGCAGTAGCTGAACAGCATCACTGCCAGAGgaacaaggaaaacacaggTGATGAGGCAGATGAAGTAGTAGAAGTAATAGCCATCGTCCTCCTGCCTAGGGAGAACATCGTGGCACAGAGTGATGTCTGCTCTGTACAGGGGGTatgactgctgctgcagagtCAGGGGCAGAGTgatgccagcagcacagagccagacagcagcacaggtcCAGGCAGCAAAGGCAGGGGTACGGAAAGAGCGTGAGAAGAAAGGATGCACCACTGCCAGGTACCGGTCCACACTGATGCAcgtgagcagcagcactgagcagtacATATTCCCATAGAAGAAAGCTGTGGTGACCCGGCACAGACCTTCCCCGAAGGGCCAGTTGTTCCCAAGGAAATAGTAGAATATCTtgaagggcagcactgagatGAGCAGCAGGTCTGCTACAGCCAGGTTCATCAGGAAGATGGTGGAGGTCAGCTTCTCAGTCCTGGTAGCCAGAACCCAGAGGGCCAACCCATTggagggcagccccagcaggaaaacaaggctgtagagggatgggatgagcagcactgtgacCCCACTGCTCAGCTGGGAGCGAGCAGCCTCGTGCAGCAGCAGGTATGTCACATTATCTATCCTTGCCTTCTCACCGGGGATGGCTCGGGGGCATGGTGTGATCTCTGCTGTTGTTATCTGCTCGCCGGTGCTGTTCTGAGAGTAATCTGTTGGTGTAAATGCAGTCTGTTACTTGCTGCACGTGTTAATATGagtgctttgcagagcaggCTGGTTCATGATGCTAACACCAGATTCTAAGGTGCTGCATTTTATATTGGTTTCGAGCAGTGAGAGCATTCTGCAAAATGCTCATGTGtcagaaaaagcagagatggaGTTAGGTGTGCAGCAGTGTCTATCAGGGGCCTTACTGCAAACTGACACAtctgttctgctgtgctctgcttcccactgcTTGCAATTGCTATGGAGCTCAGTACCAGGGGAGCAGGGCACAATCCCTGGATCCTAAGATCCAGGGCCACTCCAGTGcaaagctgtggctgtgggagcTTAATTTTTAGCTGAAGGTTTTGGTTTCAAGTACTCTGTTCGACCCCTCTGATTCTGTCTCTTGCTACTTTATTCTACGCCGGCTTTAATTTCCCTTCCATAAGTATCCCGTCACCTCCTGTTTTAAGTAGAGCAGGCACGAATCTCGGTGAGCATGTGCTttcagatcatagaatcatggaatggctcaggttggaagggaccttaaagaacATACAGTTCCATCCCTGTGCCATGGGCTCAGTGCCCCTCCCCATCCATGTCattgggcacctccagggatggagcacccagAATAACGTTTCATAGAAGGGTTCTCAGGGATCTTTTAGAAGTCCCAAACCTGTTGTACTTTAAGAAGCagtttttcccccccaaaaatgCCCACTCACCATCGTAGTCCAGCGCTGCCAGGCACAgtccccacacagcacagcacagtgtgagcCGGGGTGCCAACCACCCGCTC
The DNA window shown above is from Coturnix japonica isolate 7356 chromosome 28, Coturnix japonica 2.1, whole genome shotgun sequence and carries:
- the F2RL3 gene encoding proteinase-activated receptor 4; the protein is MGTSRSGWLAPRLTLCCAVWGLCLAALDYDDYSQNSTGEQITTAEITPCPRAIPGEKARIDNVTYLLLHEAARSQLSSGVTVLLIPSLYSLVFLLGLPSNGLALWVLATRTEKLTSTIFLMNLAVADLLLISVLPFKIFYYFLGNNWPFGEGLCRVTTAFFYGNMYCSVLLLTCISVDRYLAVVHPFFSRSFRTPAFAAWTCAAVWLCAAGITLPLTLQQQSYPLYRADITLCHDVLPRQEDDGYYFYYFICLITCVFLVPLAVMLFSYCSVLQALLGSGKRYAHSIKLTALVLVTLMAFYTPSNVLLLIHYSSYQCKLYGSLYISYMVSLAISTCNSCADPFVYYYVSEDFREKVRSTFFNRSKTPSLQTSKETLPQKSSKESLV